In Gammaproteobacteria bacterium, one DNA window encodes the following:
- a CDS encoding HDOD domain-containing protein, with amino-acid sequence MTTLTSTSTFELSKANFFTLLERRINEKGDFPALSKSIQNLRQFIHDEERNIAGIANAILSDFTLTQKIIKLANSGLYVEADREITTISHAVAVLGLDTITSIALNVRTIDTPAAAKTESSAVCAELEKAILASDIAKSIVSKSNVANGEEAVVCTQLHHLGRLILVFYFPEEWSRIQQLSGGDHGRENSAALEIIGMTIDEISNDIARNWQLPEKISGTVTDPSPLSHINGLGSAGWVKMMAGFSRRMAALLVKNISPQSLKNFISHHSEALLIPHEVIWRSIESIQNKTGKSAAHFDVEKADDVWDKPRKRIAVGLLELSIALGRGIDFKSALNIALETIHDSMRFNRVIVFFRDGEEFKAGLYFGNLNPEKMADLYFSRQYTADVFHLSLTQKADVFIQDVTLSRETTIPIWFRKTLPDANAFILLPLVFNNSTIGIIYADWRAGQTRVIKPREFSSLVMLRDYLMKALMK; translated from the coding sequence ATGACAACATTAACCTCAACTTCAACATTTGAGCTCAGCAAGGCTAATTTTTTTACACTACTCGAAAGAAGAATCAATGAAAAGGGTGATTTCCCTGCATTATCCAAATCGATTCAGAACCTCAGGCAATTCATACACGACGAGGAAAGGAATATCGCCGGTATCGCCAATGCCATCTTAAGCGATTTCACGCTAACCCAGAAAATCATCAAACTGGCTAATTCTGGCCTTTACGTCGAAGCCGACCGGGAAATTACCACGATTTCCCATGCTGTCGCAGTGCTCGGACTGGATACGATTACCAGCATTGCGCTCAATGTGCGCACCATCGATACGCCAGCGGCGGCAAAAACAGAATCGAGCGCGGTGTGCGCCGAGCTGGAAAAAGCAATTTTAGCGAGCGATATTGCCAAAAGTATCGTATCGAAATCGAATGTCGCTAATGGAGAAGAGGCGGTTGTTTGCACGCAATTGCACCATCTCGGGCGTTTGATTCTGGTTTTTTATTTTCCCGAGGAATGGTCAAGAATCCAGCAACTTTCCGGCGGCGATCATGGGCGTGAAAATAGTGCCGCACTGGAGATTATCGGTATGACCATCGATGAAATTTCAAACGACATCGCCAGGAATTGGCAGTTGCCGGAGAAAATATCCGGCACCGTAACCGATCCGTCGCCGCTCAGTCATATCAATGGATTGGGTTCCGCCGGCTGGGTGAAAATGATGGCCGGTTTCTCGAGAAGAATGGCGGCGCTGTTAGTGAAAAATATCAGTCCGCAAAGTCTGAAAAATTTCATTTCACACCATAGCGAAGCGCTCCTGATCCCGCATGAGGTGATCTGGCGATCGATCGAATCGATCCAGAATAAAACCGGTAAATCCGCCGCTCATTTCGATGTGGAAAAAGCGGATGACGTGTGGGACAAACCCCGCAAGCGAATTGCAGTCGGCCTGCTGGAACTGAGTATTGCGCTAGGCCGGGGAATCGATTTTAAAAGCGCGCTCAATATTGCGCTGGAAACGATCCATGACAGCATGCGGTTTAACCGGGTGATTGTTTTTTTCCGCGATGGCGAAGAATTTAAGGCCGGACTGTACTTCGGCAATCTCAATCCGGAAAAAATGGCGGATCTTTACTTCTCCAGACAATACACGGCCGATGTATTTCACTTGTCGCTGACGCAGAAAGCCGATGTGTTTATCCAGGATGTGACCTTGAGCAGGGAAACCACGATACCCATTTGGTTCAGAAAAACGCTGCCGGATGCCAATGCTTTCATTTTGCTGCCACTGGTCTTCAATAACAGCACCATCGGCATAATATATGCCGATTGGCGAGCCGGGCAGACGCGCGTGATCAAGCCGCGGGAATTTTCTTCACTCGTCATGCTCAGAGATTATTTGATGAAAGCCTTGATGAAGTAA
- a CDS encoding (2Fe-2S)-binding protein: protein MYVCICKGVTESALREAVHQGAGRMRDLKASLGVTEQCGLCACHAKEVLDQTLLQKSQVQNFVSQSACMCETAI, encoded by the coding sequence ATGTACGTATGTATCTGCAAAGGGGTAACCGAGAGTGCGCTGCGTGAAGCGGTTCACCAAGGTGCGGGCCGGATGAGGGATTTGAAGGCCAGTTTGGGCGTTACGGAGCAATGCGGTCTGTGCGCGTGCCATGCAAAAGAGGTGCTGGATCAAACATTGCTGCAGAAATCCCAGGTGCAAAATTTTGTTTCTCAATCGGCTTGTATGTGCGAAACGGCAATCTGA
- a CDS encoding HDOD domain-containing protein, whose product MTVSAPMLDENSKEQFCAVLAKRMSEKGSFPAFSASVQHLDELMHDENKNIADITRVILNDFTLTQKVIRLANSVMYSGIGGEITTITQAAVVLGIDTIAHITLSIRFIDTLSASAPASEEARRELAKAVLAGNIVRNVVTKLNMINGEEAVVGALLHHLGRLMLVFYFPVEWLQIQKIAQNDVLNENDAAQQVIGATIDEISQEIAKSWHLPKKIAHCMASSATFAEISIPGSSDWLKVMANFASGVVLLLARQSNDDDLQQYVSRYSESLLISAEDLIESIDLARQTTREFSGNSESGKSIGKPYDSRERLAVSVRELRMALAQGIDFNIALSMILESLYASMGFNRVITFFRDAGMFKAKVGFGSGAPEVLPGLVFPETYATDVFHLSLANKADVFIQDVAATQSSASIPAWLRAALPDVDAFILLPLVFNGKAIGLIYADWCAGATSQIEPSELSSMGMLRDYLMRALIKRK is encoded by the coding sequence ATGACGGTATCCGCTCCGATGCTTGATGAGAACAGTAAAGAACAGTTTTGCGCCGTGCTGGCCAAACGCATGAGCGAGAAAGGCAGTTTTCCGGCTTTCTCGGCGTCTGTTCAGCACCTGGATGAATTGATGCACGATGAGAATAAAAATATCGCGGATATCACGCGTGTCATTCTGAATGATTTTACCCTGACGCAGAAAGTGATCCGTTTGGCCAACTCGGTCATGTATTCCGGAATCGGCGGGGAGATTACCACTATCACCCAAGCTGCCGTCGTACTGGGAATAGACACCATCGCCCATATCACCCTCAGCATCCGTTTCATCGATACGCTTTCCGCTTCTGCGCCGGCTTCGGAGGAGGCGCGCAGGGAATTGGCAAAAGCGGTATTGGCCGGAAATATCGTGCGCAATGTGGTGACAAAATTAAATATGATCAACGGCGAAGAAGCGGTCGTTGGCGCCTTGCTGCACCATCTGGGCCGTCTCATGCTGGTATTTTATTTTCCTGTTGAATGGTTGCAAATTCAGAAAATTGCGCAAAACGATGTGCTGAATGAAAACGATGCAGCGCAGCAAGTTATCGGTGCAACGATCGATGAAATTTCTCAGGAAATCGCCAAGAGTTGGCATTTGCCCAAGAAAATAGCCCATTGCATGGCCAGTTCGGCCACCTTCGCGGAAATCAGCATACCGGGGTCGTCCGACTGGCTTAAGGTGATGGCTAATTTTGCCAGCGGAGTCGTCTTGTTATTGGCTCGTCAAAGCAACGACGATGATTTGCAACAGTATGTTTCACGTTATAGCGAATCGTTGTTGATTTCCGCTGAGGATCTTATTGAGTCGATTGATTTGGCGCGGCAGACGACGCGCGAGTTTTCCGGTAATTCGGAAAGCGGGAAGTCTATCGGCAAGCCCTATGATTCGCGCGAGCGTCTGGCGGTCAGTGTGCGTGAACTCAGAATGGCGCTGGCGCAGGGAATCGACTTCAATATTGCATTGAGCATGATTCTTGAATCATTGTACGCCAGCATGGGCTTTAATCGCGTGATTACTTTTTTTCGTGACGCCGGTATGTTCAAGGCCAAAGTCGGGTTTGGCAGCGGAGCGCCGGAGGTGTTACCCGGCCTGGTTTTTCCTGAAACTTATGCAACCGATGTGTTTCATTTGTCGCTCGCCAATAAAGCGGACGTATTTATTCAGGATGTCGCTGCTACACAATCGTCTGCGAGTATACCGGCATGGCTAAGGGCGGCTTTACCGGATGTCGACGCTTTTATTCTGCTGCCGCTGGTTTTTAACGGCAAGGCTATCGGTTTGATCTACGCTGATTGGTGTGCGGGAGCAACCAGTCAGATCGAACCGAGCGAACTCTCATCGATGGGTATGCTGCGGGATTACTTGATGAGAGCCTTGATTAAAAGAAAATAA
- a CDS encoding DUF3422 domain-containing protein: MDSPTTLTAVAAEPGALAKEKLLSIPDYAERQDLHAELNAVAYELLAPPFELSHLVLLSERDYVDQERRLVGELCARYGITPPNAHESDFSADCGEFRLRWERHTEYSTYTVYRAKPFETPFAYPPVTYVPQDWLARLPGELLVATHIALEDRARPKRSLHELVNLFASGTVIGSKVAGGAASVWSDNQIHADNFGRILIHDDNLRSRQVGRLVQRLLEIETYRMLAMLPLPTTRKIIPQLARADQRLAELTANHVQLTCIEDEQRLLNELTQLAAETERLSALTSHRFNASRAYYDIVKLRITELREERIEGLQMLQEFMIQRLSSAMGTCELVHTKLETLSTRLGRASALLRTRVDLSMEGQIRDLLKSMDSRAHVQLRMQETVEGLSVVVLSYYLLGIVGYGLKALKAAGQDINVELLTGIAIPFVVIAVYFVVRGVRSVIGKLHREK; the protein is encoded by the coding sequence ATGGATTCTCCCACTACATTGACTGCCGTTGCGGCTGAGCCGGGCGCGCTGGCCAAGGAAAAATTACTAAGCATTCCGGATTACGCGGAGCGGCAGGACCTGCATGCGGAATTAAACGCGGTGGCATACGAGTTGCTGGCGCCGCCGTTCGAGTTGTCGCACCTGGTTTTATTGTCGGAGCGTGATTATGTCGATCAGGAACGGCGGCTGGTGGGTGAATTATGCGCGCGTTACGGCATCACGCCGCCGAATGCACACGAAAGCGATTTTAGCGCCGATTGCGGCGAGTTTCGGTTGCGCTGGGAGCGGCATACCGAATATTCGACGTATACCGTTTATCGCGCCAAGCCGTTTGAAACCCCATTCGCCTATCCACCGGTCACCTACGTGCCGCAGGATTGGCTGGCGCGTTTGCCGGGCGAATTGCTGGTGGCGACGCATATCGCGCTGGAAGACCGGGCGCGCCCCAAACGCAGCTTGCACGAGCTGGTGAACTTATTCGCTTCCGGCACGGTGATCGGTTCCAAGGTGGCGGGCGGGGCGGCCAGTGTTTGGAGCGATAATCAAATTCACGCCGATAATTTCGGCCGTATTCTGATCCACGACGACAATTTGCGCAGCCGCCAAGTCGGGCGGCTGGTGCAGCGTTTGCTGGAAATCGAAACCTACCGCATGCTGGCGATGCTGCCGCTGCCGACCACCCGTAAGATCATTCCGCAACTGGCGCGCGCCGATCAGCGCTTGGCCGAGCTGACCGCAAACCATGTGCAACTGACCTGCATCGAAGACGAACAACGCTTGCTCAATGAATTGACGCAACTGGCGGCGGAAACTGAGCGCTTGTCGGCGCTGACCAGCCATCGTTTCAATGCATCCAGGGCTTATTACGATATCGTCAAGTTGCGCATCACCGAATTGCGCGAGGAACGTATCGAAGGGTTGCAGATGCTGCAGGAATTCATGATTCAGCGGCTATCGTCGGCGATGGGCACGTGCGAACTGGTGCACACCAAGCTGGAAACGCTGTCGACCCGTTTGGGGCGGGCGTCGGCATTGCTGCGCACCCGCGTCGACTTGTCGATGGAAGGACAGATTCGCGACTTGCTGAAATCCATGGACAGCCGCGCACACGTGCAACTGCGCATGCAGGAAACGGTGGAAGGTTTGTCCGTGGTGGTGTTGAGCTACTATCTGCTGGGCATTGTCGGTTACGGGCTGAAAGCGCTGAAAGCCGCTGGGCAGGATATCAACGTCGAACTGTTGACCGGTATCGCGATTCCTTTTGTCGTGATCGCGGTGTATTTCGTCGTGCGCGGCGTGCGTTCGGTGATCGGCAAATTGCACCGGGAAAAGTGA
- a CDS encoding GGDEF domain-containing protein, with protein sequence MNSYASFDLLSCISDFAVCINAQGIIEQASKPSQVFLQLPGELPQQPIGLFIQPEDRALFAEACEKARQGGAKQAFICRLLRQRVLPVWVDCYLYSLPQDKYLVVAFDATHWKDNENRLVYLSTHDALTGLPGKVLLDDRIAMNIQTAQREKYSLSLIVLSLDGYRKINDLLGHDVGNELIKMVAERLQNCVRRSDTVARISDDEFSMIMQSVGRENVDPIARKILTAVQRSFRIGEHTLHISASLGVAIYPEHGESAPSLYRNAEMAMYRAKAQGKNHCKIYSDQVDDTERSDLSLESAMYEGIENGEFMLHYQPIFCTQTGQLKGAEALMRWQNPSRGFVSPMKFIPLAENSGLIKILGTWALRSACYQAKQWQNAGLKDFYISVNVSPRQFVQEDFLDMIHKALDESGLLPGNLMLEITEGVLMENPQRSGAILTQLHAAGVKIAIDDFGTGYSSLAYLKRFPLSVLKIDKSFVDDVVNSAEDMAIVGTILSLAEGLNLLVVAEGVENDAQLGFLKQEGCNLVQGYLTGRPVHSEVFKEKYMA encoded by the coding sequence GTGAATTCGTATGCTTCTTTCGATTTGCTTTCCTGTATCAGCGATTTTGCTGTCTGCATAAATGCGCAGGGCATCATTGAGCAAGCGTCCAAACCTTCGCAAGTGTTTTTGCAATTGCCAGGAGAGTTGCCGCAGCAACCGATTGGATTGTTCATTCAACCCGAAGATAGGGCGCTGTTTGCTGAAGCCTGCGAAAAAGCGAGGCAAGGCGGCGCGAAACAAGCTTTTATTTGCCGCCTTCTGCGCCAGCGCGTATTGCCGGTATGGGTTGATTGCTACCTGTATTCGCTGCCGCAGGATAAATATCTGGTCGTGGCATTCGATGCCACGCACTGGAAGGATAACGAGAACCGTTTGGTTTACCTCTCCACGCATGATGCTTTGACCGGGTTACCGGGTAAAGTCTTGCTCGACGATCGTATTGCGATGAATATTCAGACAGCGCAGCGGGAAAAGTACTCTTTGTCATTGATCGTTTTGAGTCTGGACGGTTACCGGAAAATTAACGACTTGCTGGGGCACGATGTCGGCAATGAGTTGATCAAAATGGTGGCGGAGCGGTTGCAAAATTGTGTGCGCCGCAGCGATACGGTGGCGCGCATCAGTGATGACGAGTTTTCCATGATTATGCAGAGTGTGGGGCGGGAAAATGTTGATCCGATCGCCCGGAAAATTTTAACCGCCGTGCAGCGGTCTTTCCGCATTGGCGAACATACTTTGCATATCAGTGCCAGTCTGGGTGTTGCCATCTATCCGGAGCATGGTGAGAGTGCTCCGTCCTTGTACCGAAATGCCGAAATGGCGATGTACCGGGCGAAAGCGCAAGGGAAGAACCATTGCAAGATTTATAGCGATCAGGTCGACGATACCGAGCGCAGCGATTTGTCGCTGGAATCGGCCATGTACGAAGGTATCGAAAACGGTGAATTCATGCTGCACTATCAGCCGATTTTTTGTACGCAAACCGGTCAATTGAAGGGGGCCGAAGCGTTGATGCGCTGGCAAAATCCAAGCCGGGGTTTCGTTTCGCCGATGAAGTTTATCCCCTTGGCGGAAAATAGCGGTTTGATAAAAATTCTCGGCACCTGGGCTTTACGCAGCGCGTGCTATCAGGCAAAACAATGGCAAAACGCCGGACTTAAGGATTTTTATATCTCCGTGAATGTATCCCCGCGGCAATTCGTGCAAGAGGATTTTCTGGATATGATCCATAAGGCGTTAGACGAATCCGGCTTATTACCGGGAAACCTGATGCTGGAAATCACCGAGGGTGTGCTAATGGAAAATCCGCAGCGTTCCGGGGCGATTTTGACGCAACTGCATGCCGCGGGAGTAAAAATCGCCATCGATGATTTCGGCACCGGCTATTCATCGCTGGCTTATTTGAAACGATTTCCGCTGTCCGTGCTGAAGATTGATAAGTCTTTTGTGGATGATGTGGTGAACAGTGCGGAAGACATGGCGATCGTGGGCACGATTCTGAGTTTGGCGGAAGGATTGAATTTGCTGGTGGTTGCCGAAGGCGTGGAAAATGACGCGCAATTAGGTTTCTTGAAACAGGAAGGATGCAACCTGGTGCAAGGATACCTGACGGGCCGACCGGTGCACTCGGAAGTATTTAAAGAGAAGTATATGGCATGA
- a CDS encoding TonB-dependent siderophore receptor: MTIRGFARSICFYAIFCSLSLAAVFLPKPGAAQSVNASTAARTYNIPAGYLHDALIQFSQQAGIKLAIDPALLQGKITYGLEGDFDIKTGLDQLLTGSGLQVTQREDGFAIVATPSASPEPAVTTLPTIQVTAENTNRYAAASSSTATKTNTLLRDVPQSITVITNELIKDQSVRSIGDAVRYVPGVGISQGEGNRDALVFRGNRSTGDFFTDGIRDDVEYYRDLYNMERIEVLKGANGMIFGRGGSGGVVNRVSKQANWNPVQEFTFQGGSFNQKRMTADVGYVINDIAAVRLNALFEDSDSFRDDVNLMRLGISPTVTIKPTQRTKIVASMERFNDHRTADRGITSFRGQPVDVSRSQFFGDPRRSHANVDVLAFNSLIEHKFDSGITLQNRTNYATYDKLYQNVFANGGLNGVTGLVSLGAYNNTTTRENVFNQTNLLYTLNTGPIAHTLMAGIEVGRQETHNRRETGLFNNNLATTNWLVPLSNPITHVPITFRTRDSGGDIDALNRSVVNVTSLYIQDQIEIIPQLQAIAGVRYDLFEVDFQQKNGARDHLKTRDDLIAPRFGLIYKPITPVSIYASYSQAYVPRAGDQLTALNVTVETLRPEKFTTLETGVKWDIRPDLAFTAAVYQLDRTNVINSIVGGRTFLTKGQRTEGVEVSLAGKITANWNVMGGYAYQTGEITSDILGVAKKGASVAELPRHTFSMWSRYDFTPSIGAALGVIHRGSMYSSLTNQVVLPDFTRVDAALFAQFSKRFRGQLNIENVFNTKYFASAQNDFNITPGSPIAVRASLIAGF, translated from the coding sequence ATGACTATTCGTGGTTTTGCTAGATCCATCTGTTTTTACGCAATATTCTGCAGTTTGTCTCTAGCGGCGGTTTTTCTACCTAAGCCCGGGGCTGCACAATCAGTAAATGCTTCAACGGCCGCGCGCACCTACAACATTCCCGCTGGTTATCTGCACGATGCCCTTATTCAGTTTTCACAACAGGCGGGAATAAAACTTGCCATCGATCCCGCATTACTACAAGGGAAAATAACCTACGGCCTGGAAGGCGATTTTGACATCAAGACCGGACTGGATCAGTTGCTGACCGGCTCCGGTTTGCAAGTTACGCAGCGGGAAGATGGTTTTGCCATCGTCGCGACACCTTCGGCCTCACCTGAACCGGCGGTCACCACGCTGCCGACGATCCAAGTCACGGCAGAAAATACTAATCGCTATGCGGCGGCGAGCAGCAGCACGGCGACCAAAACCAATACCTTGCTGCGCGATGTGCCGCAATCCATTACGGTAATAACCAATGAGTTGATCAAGGATCAGTCGGTGCGAAGCATCGGCGACGCGGTACGTTATGTGCCCGGCGTCGGTATTTCACAAGGCGAGGGCAACCGCGATGCATTGGTGTTTCGCGGTAACCGCTCCACTGGCGATTTTTTTACCGACGGCATTCGTGATGACGTGGAATATTATCGTGATTTATATAACATGGAACGCATCGAAGTGCTCAAGGGCGCCAACGGCATGATTTTTGGCCGTGGCGGCTCGGGCGGCGTGGTCAACCGTGTCAGCAAGCAAGCCAATTGGAATCCGGTACAGGAGTTTACTTTTCAAGGCGGGTCATTCAACCAGAAAAGAATGACCGCGGACGTCGGTTACGTGATCAATGACATAGCGGCAGTCCGTCTGAATGCACTGTTCGAGGATTCCGACAGTTTCCGTGACGATGTTAACTTGATGCGGCTGGGCATATCGCCGACAGTCACGATCAAACCGACGCAACGAACCAAAATAGTAGCCAGCATGGAGCGCTTTAACGATCATCGTACCGCGGACCGGGGTATTACTTCGTTCCGGGGGCAACCTGTCGATGTCAGCCGTTCGCAATTTTTTGGCGATCCCCGGCGCAGTCATGCGAATGTCGATGTGCTGGCTTTTAATTCCTTGATCGAGCATAAATTCGATAGCGGCATTACGCTGCAGAACCGCACGAATTATGCGACCTACGATAAGCTTTATCAGAATGTGTTTGCCAACGGCGGATTGAACGGCGTGACCGGCCTAGTCTCATTGGGGGCTTATAATAATACGACAACGCGCGAGAATGTTTTTAATCAAACCAATTTGCTGTATACCTTGAATACCGGACCGATTGCGCACACCTTGATGGCCGGGATTGAAGTGGGCCGCCAGGAAACCCATAACAGACGCGAGACCGGTTTGTTCAATAATAATTTGGCGACGACCAACTGGCTTGTTCCTTTGAGCAACCCGATCACCCATGTTCCCATTACTTTCAGAACTAGGGATAGCGGGGGAGATATCGACGCACTGAATCGCAGCGTCGTCAATGTGACTTCGCTCTATATCCAAGATCAGATCGAGATTATCCCGCAACTGCAAGCGATTGCCGGTGTGCGCTACGATTTGTTCGAGGTGGATTTCCAGCAGAAGAACGGCGCGCGGGATCATCTAAAAACGCGCGATGATTTGATTGCTCCCCGGTTTGGCTTGATCTATAAGCCGATTACACCGGTTTCGATTTACGCAAGCTACAGTCAGGCGTATGTTCCGCGCGCCGGCGACCAGTTGACTGCTTTGAACGTCACGGTCGAAACGCTAAGACCGGAAAAATTCACCACCCTGGAGACCGGGGTTAAATGGGATATACGGCCCGATCTGGCTTTTACAGCTGCTGTGTATCAACTGGATCGTACCAACGTGATTAATTCGATCGTGGGGGGGCGGACTTTTCTGACCAAAGGTCAGCGCACCGAAGGTGTTGAAGTCAGTCTTGCAGGAAAGATTACGGCAAACTGGAATGTGATGGGAGGGTACGCCTACCAAACCGGAGAAATCACCAGCGATATTTTGGGCGTGGCAAAGAAAGGCGCATCGGTCGCGGAACTGCCGCGTCATACGTTCTCCATGTGGAGCCGGTACGATTTTACGCCGAGCATCGGCGCGGCGTTGGGCGTGATCCACCGCGGCAGTATGTATTCTTCGTTGACCAACCAGGTTGTTTTACCCGACTTTACGCGTGTCGACGCTGCGCTGTTTGCACAGTTTTCAAAACGATTCCGCGGACAACTGAACATTGAAAACGTATTCAATACCAAATACTTCGCCTCGGCGCAGAACGATTTCAACATTACCCCCGGTTCACCGATCGCGGTCCGGGCGTCGTTGATCGCAGGTTTTTAA
- a CDS encoding L-serine ammonia-lyase, protein MFISVLDLFKIGIGPSSSHTMGPMVAAKDFRGRIQAFVTNHALPPFLQVRCTLRGSLAFTGKGHATDRAVTLGMNEYTPQGLAKLNVNELFQKLWQQQTLQINESVTVHFNPAEDIIFDRGDPLPEHPNGMIFQLLDGTGKTLLTETYFSIGGGFISTLQEIGQIVAPIKMEATSSCGFPFDCANQMMKMSADSGLSVAAMKRSNELERMSETALNDGLDAIWDAMRTCLEKGLVAEGRLPGGLNIKRRAHALFLQLQSNPQKANLNDWLCAYAMAVNEENAAGHMVVTAPTNGAAGVIPAVIYYAVKHEGATPQQVRDFLLVAGAIGGLIKHNSSISGAEVGCQGEVGSASAMAAAGLCAIKGGTTPQIENAAEIALEHHLGMTCDPVGSLVQVPCIERNGFGAIKAYTAASLAIRGDGQHFMSLDNCIAAMKQTGLEMSVKYKETSLGGLAVSITEC, encoded by the coding sequence ATGTTTATCAGTGTTCTTGATCTTTTCAAAATCGGTATCGGCCCATCCAGTTCACACACCATGGGTCCCATGGTTGCAGCCAAGGATTTTCGCGGCCGCATTCAGGCTTTTGTCACCAATCATGCACTCCCGCCATTCCTGCAGGTGCGCTGCACATTGCGCGGATCGCTGGCGTTTACCGGCAAGGGGCACGCCACCGACCGCGCGGTGACTCTAGGCATGAACGAATACACCCCGCAGGGTCTGGCCAAACTGAATGTCAACGAACTGTTTCAGAAGCTTTGGCAACAACAAACCTTGCAGATCAACGAATCGGTCACCGTTCATTTCAATCCCGCCGAAGACATCATTTTCGATCGTGGCGATCCATTGCCGGAGCATCCCAACGGCATGATTTTTCAGTTGCTCGACGGAACCGGCAAAACATTGCTGACGGAAACTTACTTCTCGATCGGTGGCGGATTCATTTCCACATTGCAGGAAATCGGCCAGATCGTTGCGCCGATCAAAATGGAAGCGACCAGTTCCTGCGGATTCCCATTCGATTGCGCCAACCAAATGATGAAAATGTCCGCTGACAGCGGATTATCGGTGGCTGCGATGAAACGCAGCAACGAGCTCGAACGCATGAGTGAAACCGCATTGAACGACGGCCTGGACGCTATCTGGGACGCCATGCGCACCTGTCTGGAAAAAGGTCTGGTGGCGGAGGGCCGGTTACCCGGCGGGCTCAATATTAAACGCCGCGCGCATGCGCTGTTTCTGCAATTACAGAGCAATCCGCAAAAAGCCAACTTGAACGACTGGCTGTGCGCTTACGCAATGGCGGTCAACGAGGAAAACGCCGCCGGTCACATGGTGGTCACCGCACCGACCAACGGTGCTGCGGGCGTCATTCCGGCGGTGATTTATTACGCGGTCAAGCACGAAGGGGCAACGCCGCAACAAGTACGCGATTTCCTGCTGGTGGCGGGTGCAATCGGCGGACTGATCAAGCACAACAGCTCGATTTCCGGTGCTGAAGTGGGTTGCCAGGGCGAAGTTGGATCCGCCTCCGCGATGGCGGCAGCCGGTTTGTGCGCGATCAAGGGCGGCACCACGCCGCAAATCGAAAACGCGGCGGAGATCGCGCTCGAACATCATCTGGGCATGACTTGCGACCCGGTCGGCAGTCTGGTGCAGGTGCCGTGCATCGAACGCAACGGTTTCGGCGCCATCAAGGCTTACACCGCAGCATCACTGGCAATTCGTGGCGACGGCCAGCACTTCATGTCGCTCGATAACTGTATCGCGGCGATGAAACAAACCGGATTGGAAATGTCGGTGAAATATAAGGAAACATCGCTCGGCGGATTGGCGGTCAGTATTACCGAGTGTTAG
- a CDS encoding hotdog fold thioesterase, whose protein sequence is MSAIWFKDYTVEYLEGLRNANMGEHIGIQFTELGPDFLKGRMPVDKRTTQPFGILHGGASCVLSETLGSVSGWMTIDPEKYRAVGLELNINHIRAVTQGHVIGICTPLHTGRRTQVWQTDIVEEATGKRVAISRLTLAIIDQGTLSAQKEHVIVGRGE, encoded by the coding sequence ATGAGTGCTATTTGGTTCAAAGACTACACGGTCGAGTATCTGGAAGGATTGCGCAACGCCAACATGGGCGAGCATATCGGCATTCAATTCACCGAACTCGGGCCGGATTTTCTCAAAGGGCGCATGCCGGTCGACAAGCGCACCACGCAACCGTTCGGCATCTTGCACGGCGGCGCCAGCTGTGTGCTGTCGGAAACGCTCGGCAGCGTATCCGGCTGGATGACCATCGACCCGGAAAAATACCGCGCAGTCGGGCTGGAGTTGAATATCAATCATATCCGTGCAGTGACCCAAGGTCATGTCATCGGCATTTGCACGCCATTGCACACCGGCCGCCGCACCCAAGTTTGGCAGACGGACATTGTCGAGGAAGCGACCGGCAAACGTGTGGCGATTTCGCGTTTAACATTGGCGATCATTGATCAAGGCACGCTCAGCGCGCAGAAGGAACATGTAATCGTCGGCAGAGGCGAGTAG